A window of Cryptomeria japonica chromosome 3, Sugi_1.0, whole genome shotgun sequence contains these coding sequences:
- the LOC131030641 gene encoding uncharacterized protein LOC131030641, with product MRYQTASPACMPASNGKKPKMICKKEETHENGRILNGGDFLEGKSVRLKGGSSAGHNGNTHKELECLNSPSDQVSEDGKSSQEIQVSKKRVFEGTGDLLLQWGQNKRSRGYRADYNRNVVDETSVKERKMIRIDRRSGRNEKPSASAQNPSAVHSRSTPLRPCTPVHDPSTSAFIHRNSEDPSPSGNCVNLGINGFSSDSRVFNRRADMHAPKSPDKIEKVVPGSLQMNCGLAVGMAGESTPSETEAFAHTEKVNLEMFEWPRIYISLSRKEKEDDFFAMKGSKLPQRPKKRAKNVEKLLQYCFPGNWLSDLTKARYEVREKKCVKKKPRGLKAMESLDSDSD from the exons ATGAG ATATCAAACAGCTAGTCCGGCTTGTATGCCGGCGAGTAATGGAAAGAAGCCCAAAATGATTTGCAAGAAGGAAGAGACTCACGAAAACGGAAGGATTTTGAATGGCGGTGATTTTTTGGAAGGGAAATCAGTAAGACTCAAGGGAGGCTCATCTGCAGGACACAACGGGAATACCCACAAAGAGCTAGAATGTTTAAATTCCCCTTCAGACCAAGTAAGCGAAGACGGGAAGTCTAGCCAAGAAATTCAGGTTTCAAAGAAGCGGGTCTTTGAAGGAACAGGGGATCTGCTCTTACAATGGGGTCAAAACAAGAGGTCCCGTGGTTATAGAGCTGATTACAACAGAAACGTCGTCGACGAAACGTCTGTGAAGGAAAGGAAGATGATTCGCATTGATAGGCGAAGTGGTAGAAATGAAAAGCCCTCTGCATCTGCCCAAAACCCATCGGCAGTTCATTCACGAAGCACACCGTTGCGGCCCTGTACTCCTGTCCACGACCCTTCTACTTCTGCTTTTATTCACAG AAATTCAGAAGACCCATCTCCGTCGGGAAACTGTGTAAATCTGGGAATCAATGGATTTTCAAGTGACAGTCGTGTCTTCAACCGGAGGGCTGATATGCATGCCCCAAAATCTCCAGACAAAATAGAAAAAGTTGTTCCTGGATCTCTACAAATGAACTGTGGACTTGCTGTTGGCATGGCTGGCGAGTCTACACCGTCTGAAACAGAGGCCTTTGCTCATACAGAGAAGGTGAACCTGGAGATGTTTGAATGGCCTAGGATTTATATCTCACTCTcacggaaagagaaagaagatgatTTTTTTGCTATGAAGGGAAGCAAACTTCCACAGAGACCTAAAAAGAGGGCAAAGAATGTTGAGAAGCTATTACAG TATTGCTTTCCAGGAAATTGGTTGTCTGATTTAACCAAAGCACGCTATGAAGTCCGAGAAAAGAAATGTGTAAAGAAG AAACCAAGGGGGCTAAAGGCCATGGAAAGTTTAGATAGTGATTCAGATTGA